A section of the Streptomyces sp. V3I8 genome encodes:
- a CDS encoding MGMT family protein, with the protein MSEQSLPANALPEYAERVLDVTERIPPGCVMTYGDVAEWLEEGGPRQVGRVMALYGGAVPWWRVVRADGALLPGHELEALAHYRSEGTPLKEASRASEGHLPRIDMKRARWDGGDHAEGHT; encoded by the coding sequence ATGAGCGAGCAGAGCCTCCCGGCGAACGCCCTTCCGGAGTACGCGGAGCGGGTCCTCGATGTCACCGAGCGGATACCGCCCGGGTGTGTCATGACGTACGGAGACGTCGCGGAGTGGCTGGAGGAGGGCGGCCCGCGACAGGTCGGCCGGGTGATGGCCCTCTACGGAGGAGCCGTGCCGTGGTGGCGGGTCGTCCGCGCGGACGGAGCGCTGCTGCCCGGCCACGAACTGGAGGCGCTGGCGCACTACCGGAGCGAGGGCACGCCCCTCAAGGAGGCGAGCAGGGCCTCCGAGGGCCATCTCCCGCGCATCGACATGAAACGGGCTCGCTGGGACGGCGGTGATCACGCGGAGGGCCACACGTGA
- a CDS encoding lysylphosphatidylglycerol synthase transmembrane domain-containing protein yields the protein MRQQGVHPEDAEGASEVSSRPDADGGPDDGLAKTSEASETSMTSRGPDTSRQPDTSRKKDMRKESGPARTVGVAGEAPAEGVPAEEVEGDEPLLPARVHRPSDLMRLLVGVLAIAVLLSIAAFAHGTTSGLAQDINKGTDEAPDLLIKIAGLASSIAILLVPVAFAIERLIKRDGLRIADGVLAAVLAHGVTLATDLWVARGAPDSIQKALTQPSPGDIHALTDPVHGYLAPVIAYMTAVGMSRRPRWRAVLWVVLMLDAFSMLVTGYTTPFSIVLTVLIGWSVAYGTLYAVGSPNVRPTGRTLMAGLRHVGFHPVSAARDEVPEAADGDRGRRYFVTLQDGPPLDVTVVDREQQAQGFFYRVWRRMTLRGITTRRSLQSLRQALEQEALLAYAAIAAGANAPKLIATSELGPDAVMLIYEHIGGRTLDSLPDEDITDDLLRETWHQVQALQSRRIAHRRLAGDAVLVDRSGTVILTDLRNGEIAAGELMLRMDVAQLVTTLGLRVGAERAVASAVGVLGPDAVADCLPMLQPIALTRSHRATLRKLARERSEREREAVLEASRQTRLARAEEHENTPEEARPVLEKPDKKSVRAEQRAEKRAIDEALDEAREEDLLTQIRHQVLLIRPQAPVEPARLERIRPRTLISFIAGAFGAYFLLTQLTHIEFGTLFEQAEWGWVAAAALFSMLSYFAAAMSLLGFVPERVPFVRAVAAQVAGSFVKIVAPAAVGGVALNTRFLQRAGVRPGLAVASVGASQLFGLGCHILMLLSFGYLTGTEKTPSLSPSRTVIAGLLTVAVLVLVVTSVPFLRKFVATRVRSLFAGVIPRMLDVLQRPQKLITGIGGMLLLTACFVMCLDASIRAFGNEDMPAISIASVAVVFLAGNALGSAAPTPGGVGAVEATLTVGLIAVGLPKEVAAPAVLLYRLLTLWLPVLPGWLFFNHLTRKGAL from the coding sequence ATGAGACAGCAGGGTGTGCACCCCGAGGACGCGGAGGGCGCCTCTGAGGTCTCGTCGCGTCCCGACGCCGACGGCGGCCCGGACGACGGCCTCGCGAAGACGTCCGAAGCGTCCGAGACATCCATGACGTCCCGTGGTCCGGACACGTCCCGACAGCCGGACACGTCCCGGAAGAAGGACATGCGCAAGGAGAGCGGACCAGCACGGACCGTCGGCGTCGCTGGCGAGGCCCCGGCCGAAGGCGTCCCGGCCGAAGAGGTCGAGGGCGACGAACCGCTGCTCCCCGCGCGCGTGCACCGTCCTTCCGACCTGATGCGTCTCCTGGTGGGCGTGCTCGCGATCGCCGTACTGCTGTCGATCGCCGCGTTCGCCCACGGCACGACCTCGGGCCTGGCGCAGGACATCAACAAGGGCACCGACGAGGCGCCCGACCTGCTGATCAAGATCGCCGGGCTCGCGTCGAGCATCGCGATCCTCCTGGTGCCGGTCGCCTTCGCCATCGAGCGGCTGATCAAACGGGACGGGCTGCGGATCGCCGACGGCGTACTGGCCGCGGTCCTCGCCCACGGAGTGACGCTCGCCACCGACCTGTGGGTGGCCAGGGGCGCCCCCGACTCGATCCAGAAGGCACTGACCCAGCCCTCACCGGGCGACATCCACGCCCTGACCGATCCGGTGCACGGCTATCTCGCGCCGGTCATCGCCTACATGACGGCCGTCGGCATGTCGCGACGGCCGCGCTGGCGTGCGGTCCTGTGGGTCGTACTGATGCTCGACGCCTTCTCCATGCTGGTCACCGGCTACACGACCCCCTTCTCGATCGTCCTGACGGTGCTGATCGGCTGGAGCGTGGCGTACGGGACGCTGTACGCGGTCGGCTCGCCGAACGTCCGGCCCACGGGCCGGACCCTGATGGCGGGCCTGCGGCACGTCGGTTTCCATCCGGTGAGCGCGGCGCGGGACGAGGTTCCGGAGGCCGCGGACGGCGACCGCGGCCGCCGGTACTTCGTGACACTCCAGGACGGCCCTCCGCTGGACGTCACGGTGGTGGACAGGGAACAGCAGGCACAGGGATTCTTCTACCGCGTATGGCGCCGTATGACGCTGCGCGGCATCACCACCCGCCGCAGCCTCCAGTCGCTGCGCCAGGCCCTGGAGCAGGAAGCCCTCCTCGCCTACGCGGCCATCGCGGCCGGGGCCAACGCGCCGAAGCTGATCGCGACCTCCGAGCTCGGTCCGGACGCGGTGATGCTGATCTACGAGCACATCGGCGGGCGCACCCTGGACTCGCTGCCCGACGAGGACATCACCGACGACCTGCTGCGCGAGACCTGGCACCAGGTGCAGGCGCTGCAGTCGCGGCGCATCGCGCACCGCAGGCTGGCCGGTGACGCCGTTCTGGTGGATCGTTCCGGCACGGTGATCCTCACGGACCTGCGCAACGGCGAGATCGCGGCCGGTGAGCTGATGCTGCGCATGGATGTCGCGCAGTTGGTGACCACGCTCGGCCTGCGGGTCGGCGCGGAGCGCGCGGTGGCCTCAGCCGTCGGCGTGCTCGGCCCGGACGCGGTCGCCGACTGCCTGCCCATGCTGCAGCCGATCGCGCTCACGCGCTCCCACCGCGCGACGCTGCGGAAGCTGGCCCGGGAGCGCTCGGAACGTGAGCGCGAGGCCGTCCTGGAGGCCTCCAGGCAGACCAGACTGGCCCGCGCCGAGGAGCACGAGAACACCCCCGAGGAGGCCCGGCCGGTCCTCGAGAAGCCCGACAAGAAGTCCGTGCGCGCCGAGCAGCGGGCCGAGAAGCGGGCCATCGACGAGGCGCTGGACGAGGCCCGCGAGGAGGATCTGCTCACCCAGATCCGCCACCAGGTGCTGCTGATCAGACCGCAGGCACCGGTCGAGCCGGCCCGTCTGGAGCGCATCCGGCCGCGCACACTGATCAGCTTCATCGCCGGCGCGTTCGGCGCGTACTTCCTGTTGACGCAGCTCACGCACATCGAGTTCGGCACGCTCTTCGAGCAGGCCGAGTGGGGCTGGGTGGCGGCCGCCGCGCTCTTCTCGATGCTGAGCTACTTCGCGGCGGCCATGAGCCTGCTGGGCTTCGTGCCCGAGCGGGTGCCGTTCGTGCGGGCCGTGGCGGCGCAGGTCGCCGGCTCGTTCGTGAAGATCGTGGCGCCCGCGGCGGTGGGCGGTGTCGCCCTCAACACGCGGTTCCTGCAGCGCGCGGGGGTACGGCCGGGGCTCGCGGTGGCCAGTGTCGGCGCGTCGCAGCTGTTCGGACTCGGCTGCCACATCCTGATGCTGCTGTCGTTCGGATACCTGACGGGTACGGAGAAGACGCCTTCCCTGTCGCCGTCCCGGACGGTCATCGCGGGGCTGCTCACCGTCGCGGTGCTCGTCCTCGTGGTGACGTCGGTGCCGTTCCTGCGGAAATTCGTCGCCACGCGCGTGCGGTCGCTCTTCGCGGGTGTCATCCCCCGCATGCTGGACGTCCTCCAGCGGCCGCAGAAACTGATCACCGGCATCGGCGGCATGCTCCTGCTGACGGCCTGCTTCGTGATGTGCCTGGACGCGTCGATCCGGGCGTTCGGCAACGAGGACATGCCCGCGATCAGCATCGCCAGCGTGGCCGTCGTCTTCCTGGCCGGCAACGCGCTCGGCTCCGCGGCGCCCACCCCGGGCGGTGTAGGCGCGGTGGAGGCCACCCTGACGGTCGGTCTGATCGCGGTCGGGCTCCCCAAGGAGGTCGCGGCGCCCGCCGTGCTCCTGTACCGGCTCCTCACCCTGTGGCTGCCCGTGCTGCCGGGATGGCTGTTCTTCAACCACCTGACACGCAAGGGCGCGCTCTAG
- a CDS encoding alpha/beta hydrolase — MPNPSPLRATALTAAVLVLLSALAGCGDGDSEDKDSNGDLSAQKLSWKDCPEPSDAEGGGDAPSPLPDGGTWKCATLKAPLDWNEPEGDTIGLALIRAEASGAEDRRIGSLLFNFGGPGGSGVTTLPAFGQDYEQLRTRYDLVSFDPRGVGRSAGVTCEDDEQLDAYFQQDATPDDAAEQRTLLAGLKEFNEACEKNSGKVLPHVRTTDAARDMDLMRQVLGDDELHYFGISYGTELGGVYAHLFPGKVGRAVFDAVVDPTQDSAQGSLGQAEGFQLALDNFAEDCASKPDECPLGDGAQDVKDRIAELLEELDRKPIPGVFPRELTQTAATGGIAQALYSKEFWEYLTEGLQQAYDGDGKILMLLSDSMNGRDQNGRYSNISAANVSVNCADDKARPTVDDVRAKLPEFREASPVFGDYLAWGMVGCTDWAVAGAADRPDVSAPGSAPILVVGNTGDPATPYAGARKMADALGKGVGVELTYKGQGHGAYDSGNKCVRDAVNGYLLDGRAPSSGKVCA; from the coding sequence ATGCCGAACCCTTCCCCGCTGCGTGCCACCGCTCTGACCGCCGCCGTCCTCGTACTGCTGTCGGCCCTCGCCGGCTGCGGCGACGGCGACTCCGAGGACAAGGACAGTAACGGGGACCTGTCGGCGCAGAAACTCAGCTGGAAGGACTGCCCGGAGCCGTCCGACGCCGAGGGCGGCGGTGACGCCCCGTCGCCGCTGCCGGACGGCGGCACCTGGAAATGCGCGACCCTGAAGGCACCCCTCGACTGGAACGAGCCCGAGGGGGACACCATCGGTCTCGCGCTGATCCGCGCCGAGGCGAGCGGCGCCGAGGACCGGCGCATCGGTTCGCTGCTCTTCAACTTCGGCGGTCCGGGCGGCTCGGGCGTGACCACGCTCCCCGCGTTCGGGCAGGACTACGAGCAACTGCGCACCCGCTACGACCTGGTCAGCTTCGATCCGCGCGGCGTTGGCCGCAGCGCCGGTGTGACATGCGAGGACGACGAACAGCTCGACGCGTACTTCCAGCAGGACGCCACCCCGGACGACGCCGCGGAGCAGCGGACCCTCCTGGCCGGCCTGAAGGAGTTCAACGAGGCCTGCGAGAAGAACTCCGGGAAGGTCCTGCCGCACGTCCGCACCACGGACGCGGCCCGGGACATGGACCTGATGCGCCAGGTCCTGGGCGACGACGAACTGCACTACTTCGGCATCTCGTACGGCACCGAACTGGGCGGCGTGTACGCCCACCTGTTCCCCGGCAAGGTGGGGCGGGCCGTGTTCGACGCGGTCGTGGACCCGACCCAGGACTCCGCGCAGGGGTCCCTGGGACAGGCCGAGGGCTTCCAGCTCGCGCTCGACAACTTCGCCGAGGACTGCGCCTCGAAACCGGACGAGTGCCCGCTCGGCGACGGCGCACAGGACGTCAAGGACCGGATCGCCGAGCTGCTCGAGGAGCTGGACCGCAAGCCGATCCCGGGCGTCTTCCCCCGCGAACTCACCCAGACCGCCGCGACCGGCGGCATCGCGCAGGCCCTGTACTCGAAGGAGTTCTGGGAGTACCTCACCGAGGGGCTCCAGCAGGCGTACGACGGCGACGGCAAGATTCTGATGCTGTTGTCCGACTCGATGAACGGGCGCGACCAGAACGGCCGGTACAGCAACATCAGTGCCGCCAACGTCTCCGTCAACTGCGCGGACGACAAGGCGCGCCCCACCGTCGACGACGTGCGCGCGAAGCTTCCGGAGTTCCGCGAAGCCTCGCCCGTCTTCGGTGACTATCTGGCCTGGGGCATGGTCGGCTGCACCGACTGGGCCGTGGCGGGCGCCGCCGACCGTCCCGACGTGAGCGCACCCGGCTCGGCGCCGATCCTCGTGGTCGGCAACACCGGCGATCCGGCGACCCCTTACGCGGGTGCCCGGAAGATGGCGGACGCGCTGGGCAAGGGGGTCGGTGTCGAGCTGACGTACAAGGGACAGGGGCACGGCGCGTACGACAGCGGGAACAAGTGCGTGCGGGACGCGGTGAACGGCTATCTGCTGGACGGCAGGGCCCCGTCGAGCGGCAAGGTCTGCGCATAG
- a CDS encoding alpha/beta hydrolase produces MARIARWTALAAAALLVAGCSGSSGSDGGDDKNDADGRPPAAAPSSGTVPGLPASLTSQKLGWDDCKATETGPAPGGEWRCATLKVPLDWAKPTGETIGLALIRSESSGSSKDRIGSLLFNFGGPGGSGVDYLPPYGPTFSKLHKRYDLVSWDPRGVAASEGVRCRSDKEIQAAESVDSTPDTAAEETTFFEDAADFGKGCEKSAGKLLGHVSTTDTARDMDLMRHVLGDGKMHYFGISYGTELGGVYAHLFPKNVGRLVLDAVVDPSAGTVGHAENQARGFQRALEDYLESTGRDPKEGSREIAALLKRIDSKPLPTSSGRDLTQQLALTGIVYPLYSKSSWPALTGALEAAEDGDGTELLAQADSYNDRDASGRYGTTTHSQRVISCLDDKERPTPEEAKGRLAEFRRISPVFGDSMGWDTAGWCHDWPVAGQYGTPEVSAPGAEPVLVVGNTGDPATPYEGARKMADELGKGVGVQLTWKGEGHGAYGSGSDCVDSTVDDYLLDGSVPKDGKVCGS; encoded by the coding sequence ATGGCGCGTATCGCACGGTGGACGGCACTGGCCGCCGCCGCCCTGCTGGTGGCCGGCTGCAGCGGCTCGTCCGGGAGCGACGGCGGGGACGACAAGAACGACGCCGACGGCAGGCCGCCGGCCGCGGCGCCCTCCTCCGGCACGGTGCCGGGGCTGCCCGCCTCCCTCACCTCGCAGAAGCTCGGCTGGGACGACTGCAAGGCCACCGAGACCGGTCCCGCGCCGGGCGGGGAGTGGCGGTGCGCGACGCTCAAGGTGCCGCTGGACTGGGCGAAGCCGACGGGCGAGACCATCGGACTGGCTCTGATCCGCAGCGAGTCGAGCGGATCCTCGAAGGACCGCATCGGCTCCCTGCTGTTCAACTTCGGCGGTCCCGGCGGCTCGGGCGTCGACTACCTGCCGCCGTACGGGCCGACGTTCTCCAAGCTCCACAAGCGGTACGACCTGGTCAGCTGGGACCCGCGCGGCGTCGCCGCCAGCGAGGGCGTGCGCTGTCGCAGCGACAAGGAGATCCAGGCGGCCGAGTCCGTCGACAGCACACCGGACACGGCGGCCGAGGAGACCACGTTCTTCGAGGACGCCGCGGACTTCGGCAAGGGCTGCGAGAAATCGGCGGGCAAGCTCCTGGGGCACGTCTCGACGACCGACACGGCCCGGGACATGGACCTGATGCGCCATGTCCTCGGTGACGGCAAGATGCACTACTTCGGCATCTCGTACGGCACCGAACTGGGCGGCGTGTACGCCCACCTGTTCCCCAAGAACGTGGGGCGGCTGGTCCTGGACGCGGTCGTCGACCCGAGCGCGGGCACGGTCGGCCACGCGGAGAACCAGGCCAGAGGTTTCCAGCGCGCCCTGGAGGACTACCTCGAATCGACCGGTCGGGACCCGAAGGAGGGGTCGCGGGAGATCGCGGCGCTGCTGAAGCGGATCGACTCCAAACCGCTGCCGACCTCGAGCGGCCGTGACCTCACCCAGCAGTTGGCTCTCACAGGCATCGTCTACCCGCTCTACAGCAAGTCGTCGTGGCCCGCCCTGACCGGCGCGCTGGAAGCCGCCGAGGACGGCGACGGCACGGAACTGCTCGCGCAGGCGGACAGCTACAACGACCGTGACGCTTCCGGCCGTTACGGCACGACCACCCATTCACAACGGGTCATATCGTGCTTGGACGACAAGGAGCGGCCGACGCCCGAGGAGGCGAAGGGACGGCTGGCCGAGTTCCGGAGGATCTCGCCCGTGTTCGGCGATTCGATGGGCTGGGACACGGCCGGCTGGTGCCACGACTGGCCGGTGGCCGGACAGTACGGGACGCCGGAGGTGAGCGCGCCGGGCGCGGAGCCCGTCCTGGTCGTGGGCAACACCGGCGACCCGGCGACGCCGTACGAGGGTGCGCGCAAGATGGCGGACGAGCTGGGCAAGGGCGTCGGTGTGCAGCTCACCTGGAAGGGCGAGGGACACGGGGCGTACGGGAGCGGGAGCGACTGCGTCGACAGCACGGTGGACGACTACCTGCTGGACGGGTCGGTCCCGAAGGACGGCAAGGTCTGCGGCTCCTAG
- a CDS encoding ATP-dependent DNA helicase — MSTSSSTRRLPYPQGRQGTRGAYRLVRTPPVRTAPPVLDAAQRAVVDHGDGPLLVLAGPGTGKTTTLVESVAARITAGADPERVLVLTFSRKAAVELRDRMALRIGAARAPRATTFHSFCYALVRAHQDSDLFVEPMRLLSGPEQDVAVRELLAGQPGLERLGLAHVRWPDELRACLTTRGFADEVRAVLARSRELGLGPDTLQAFARRTGRPDWFAASAFLAEYLDVLDMQGVLDYAELVHRAVLLARRPGVAERLAARYDAVFVDEYQDTDPSQSRLLDALAGGGRTLVAFGDPDQSIYAFRGADVNGILDFPDTFPRVDGTPAPVEVLRTSRRSGEDLLAATRLLTRRMPLTRLPAEKVRAHRELTPVRDGGRVEVHTYPTPGTELDNIADILRRAHLEDGVPWHEMAVLVRAGARTIPTVRRTLTAAGVPLDVDGDDLPLRHEPAVTPLLTALRAVAAAELGETAPERTPTGAEAGAGAGPGPGVGEAAEGDEAIADQAGTRPSDEPTAVVEAGAGAGTGADTGPEAGAEAEAVVDAEGHVVPERPWLDVETALTLLASPLAGMDAADLRRLGRALREEERAGGNHVPPPSDELLARALAEPERLVAHDPSYARGAQRLGALLRKARERLAGGGTAEEALWELWDGTPWPQRLERAARRGGAAGRNADRDLDAVCALFATAARAEERVGGRGALNFLEEVDAQDIAADTLTRRAVRPDAVRLMTAHRSKGLEWRLVVVAGVQEGVWPDLRRRGSLLEADRIGRDGLAEPLTPGALLTEERRLFYVAATRARERLVVTAVKAPADDGDQPSRFLTELGVEPKDITSRPRRPLSVAALVAELRATTVDPRVSDTLREAAARRLGRLAALGDEDGRPLVPSAHPYRWWGMYEPTESKVPLRDRDQPVVLSGSALDQLANTCTLQWFLGREVKADAPATVAQGFGNVVHVLADEVASGRTPADLAVLMERLDSVWEALAFDAPWKSAQEKEHARVALERFLKWHVMDRAARTPVASEHDFDVTLGAGSYEVRIRGSMDRVERDADGRAYVVDFKTGKQAPSAADVAHHPQLAVYQLAVREGAVDEVFGGERPDPGGAELVQLRQGAPRKDGGETLPKVQAQEPLEGEWVGDLLATAAGKVLDERFTPSAGQHCTHCAFRASCSARPEGRHVVE; from the coding sequence GTGAGCACCTCTTCCTCCACCAGGCGCCTGCCGTACCCCCAGGGTCGGCAGGGGACCCGTGGCGCCTACCGGCTGGTGCGGACCCCGCCGGTCCGGACGGCTCCCCCTGTACTGGACGCGGCACAGCGCGCGGTGGTTGACCACGGGGACGGCCCGCTGCTCGTCCTCGCAGGTCCGGGGACCGGCAAGACGACCACGCTTGTCGAGTCCGTGGCGGCCAGGATCACAGCCGGCGCGGACCCGGAGCGGGTCCTGGTGCTGACGTTCAGCCGCAAGGCCGCCGTGGAACTGCGCGACCGCATGGCGCTGCGGATAGGGGCCGCCCGCGCGCCCCGGGCGACCACGTTCCACTCCTTCTGCTACGCCCTGGTCCGGGCCCACCAGGACAGCGATCTGTTCGTGGAGCCGATGCGGCTGCTCTCCGGCCCCGAACAGGACGTGGCGGTACGGGAGCTGCTCGCCGGCCAGCCCGGCCTGGAGCGGCTCGGTCTCGCCCACGTGCGCTGGCCGGACGAACTGCGCGCCTGCCTGACGACGCGCGGCTTCGCCGACGAGGTCCGCGCGGTCCTCGCCCGCAGTCGTGAGCTGGGCCTCGGCCCCGACACCCTGCAGGCTTTCGCGAGGCGCACAGGCCGCCCCGACTGGTTCGCGGCCTCCGCCTTCCTCGCCGAGTACCTCGACGTGCTCGACATGCAGGGAGTGCTCGACTACGCGGAACTGGTGCACCGCGCGGTACTGCTCGCCCGCCGCCCCGGCGTGGCCGAACGGCTCGCCGCGCGGTACGACGCGGTCTTCGTCGACGAGTACCAGGACACCGACCCGTCGCAGTCGCGGCTGCTGGACGCGCTCGCGGGCGGCGGCCGCACCCTGGTGGCGTTCGGCGACCCCGACCAGTCGATCTACGCGTTCCGGGGCGCCGACGTGAACGGCATCCTGGACTTCCCGGACACTTTCCCGCGCGTGGACGGCACCCCGGCGCCGGTCGAGGTCCTGCGGACGTCGCGCCGCTCGGGCGAGGACCTGCTGGCCGCCACCAGACTGCTGACCCGGCGCATGCCCCTGACCCGCCTCCCGGCCGAGAAGGTACGCGCCCACAGGGAACTGACTCCCGTACGGGACGGCGGTCGCGTGGAGGTCCATACGTACCCGACCCCCGGTACGGAGCTGGACAACATCGCGGACATCCTGCGCCGGGCCCACCTGGAGGACGGCGTTCCGTGGCACGAGATGGCCGTCCTGGTACGGGCCGGCGCCCGCACCATCCCGACCGTCCGCCGCACGCTCACCGCGGCCGGCGTCCCCCTCGACGTCGACGGCGACGACCTGCCCCTGCGTCACGAACCGGCGGTGACACCCCTGCTGACGGCGCTCAGGGCCGTGGCCGCGGCGGAGCTGGGGGAAACGGCACCGGAGCGGACGCCGACCGGCGCAGAGGCCGGGGCCGGGGCCGGTCCCGGCCCCGGGGTCGGAGAGGCGGCGGAGGGTGACGAAGCCATAGCCGATCAGGCCGGAACCCGGCCCTCCGACGAGCCGACCGCCGTTGTCGAGGCCGGTGCCGGTGCCGGGACCGGTGCCGACACCGGGCCCGAAGCAGGGGCCGAGGCCGAGGCCGTTGTCGACGCCGAGGGGCACGTCGTCCCGGAGCGGCCGTGGCTCGACGTCGAGACCGCGCTCACCCTCCTCGCGTCCCCCCTCGCCGGCATGGACGCCGCCGATCTGCGCCGCCTGGGCCGAGCCCTGCGCGAGGAGGAGCGCGCCGGGGGCAACCACGTACCACCGCCCTCCGACGAACTGCTGGCACGGGCACTGGCCGAACCGGAACGGCTGGTCGCCCACGACCCCTCGTACGCGCGCGGGGCGCAGCGTCTGGGCGCCCTCCTGCGCAAGGCACGGGAGCGCCTCGCCGGAGGCGGCACGGCCGAGGAGGCGCTCTGGGAACTGTGGGACGGCACGCCCTGGCCGCAGCGCCTGGAGCGGGCCGCCCGCCGCGGCGGCGCGGCCGGGCGCAACGCGGACCGCGACCTCGACGCGGTGTGCGCGCTGTTCGCGACGGCGGCCCGCGCCGAGGAACGCGTCGGCGGCCGCGGCGCCCTCAACTTCCTGGAGGAGGTCGACGCCCAGGACATCGCCGCCGACACGCTCACCCGCAGGGCCGTACGCCCCGACGCCGTCCGCCTGATGACCGCGCACCGCTCCAAGGGGCTGGAGTGGCGTCTCGTCGTCGTCGCGGGTGTCCAGGAGGGCGTATGGCCCGACCTGCGCCGCCGCGGCTCCCTCCTGGAGGCCGACCGCATCGGACGCGACGGCCTCGCGGAGCCGCTCACCCCCGGGGCGCTCCTCACCGAGGAACGGCGCCTGTTCTACGTGGCCGCCACGCGTGCGCGTGAGCGCCTCGTCGTCACCGCCGTGAAGGCCCCCGCCGACGACGGCGACCAGCCCTCCCGCTTCCTCACCGAACTCGGCGTCGAACCGAAGGACATAACGAGCCGCCCCCGCCGCCCCCTGTCCGTCGCGGCGCTCGTCGCCGAACTGCGGGCCACGACGGTCGACCCCCGCGTCTCGGACACCCTCAGGGAGGCCGCGGCCCGCCGCCTCGGCAGGCTCGCCGCGCTCGGCGACGAGGACGGCCGCCCCCTGGTGCCGTCCGCGCACCCCTACCGCTGGTGGGGCATGTACGAACCGACCGAGAGCAAGGTGCCGCTGCGCGACCGCGACCAGCCCGTCGTGCTCTCCGGGAGCGCCCTCGACCAGCTCGCCAACACCTGCACCCTGCAGTGGTTCCTGGGCCGCGAGGTCAAGGCCGACGCCCCCGCGACCGTCGCCCAGGGCTTCGGCAACGTGGTGCACGTCCTGGCCGACGAGGTCGCCTCCGGCCGGACACCCGCCGACCTGGCCGTCCTCATGGAGCGCCTCGACTCCGTGTGGGAGGCGCTCGCCTTCGACGCGCCCTGGAAGTCGGCGCAGGAGAAGGAGCACGCGCGCGTGGCGCTCGAACGCTTCCTGAAGTGGCATGTCATGGACCGGGCCGCGCGGACCCCGGTGGCCAGCGAGCACGACTTCGACGTCACCCTCGGAGCGGGCTCCTACGAAGTCCGCATCCGCGGCTCCATGGACCGCGTCGAACGGGACGCCGACGGCCGCGCCTACGTGGTCGACTTCAAGACCGGCAAACAGGCACCGAGCGCCGCCGACGTGGCTCACCACCCGCAGCTCGCCGTCTACCAGCTCGCCGTCCGCGAGGGTGCCGTGGACGAGGTCTTCGGCGGCGAACGCCCCGACCCCGGCGGCGCCGAACTCGTCCAGCTCCGCCAGGGCGCCCCCAGGAAGGACGGCGGCGAGACCCTGCCCAAGGTGCAGGCGCAGGAGCCGCTGGAGGGGGAGTGGGTCGGCGACCTGCTCGCCACGGCGGCGGGCAAGGTCCTCGACGAACGGTTCACGCCGTCGGCGGGCCAGCACTGCACGCACTGCGCGTTCCGGGCCTCGTGCAGCGCCCGCCCGGAGGGACGCCACGTCGTCGAGTGA
- the moeZ gene encoding adenylyltransferase/sulfurtransferase MoeZ, which yields MSLPPLVEPAAELTVDEVRRYSRHLIIPDVGMDGQKRLKNAKVLCVGAGGLGSPALMYLAAAGVGTLGIVEFDEVDESNLQRQIIHSQADIGRSKAESARDSVVGINPYVNVVLHEERLEAENVMEIFSQYDLIVDGTDNFATRYLVNDACVLLNKPYVWGSIYRFDGQASVFWSEHGPCYRCLYPEPPPPGMVPSCAEGGVLGVLCASIGSIQVNEAIKLLAGIGEPLVGRLMIYDALEMQYRQVKVRKDPDCAVCGENPTVTELIDYEAFCGVVSEEAQEAAAGSTITPKQLKEWIDDGENIEIIDVREINEYEIVSIPGAKLIPKNEFLMGTALETLPQDKKIVLHCKTGVRSAEVLAVLKSAGFSDAVHVGGGVIGWVHQIEPQKPVY from the coding sequence GTGTCGCTGCCACCCCTGGTCGAGCCAGCTGCTGAGCTCACCGTAGACGAGGTCCGCAGGTACTCCCGCCACCTGATCATCCCCGACGTGGGCATGGACGGGCAGAAGCGGCTGAAGAACGCCAAGGTGCTCTGTGTGGGCGCCGGCGGCCTGGGTTCGCCGGCGCTGATGTACCTGGCCGCCGCAGGCGTGGGCACGCTCGGCATCGTGGAGTTCGACGAGGTCGACGAGTCCAACCTGCAGCGCCAGATCATCCACAGTCAGGCGGACATCGGCCGTTCCAAGGCCGAGTCGGCGCGCGACAGCGTGGTCGGCATCAACCCCTATGTGAACGTGGTCCTTCACGAAGAGCGGCTCGAGGCCGAGAACGTGATGGAGATCTTCAGCCAGTACGACCTGATCGTCGACGGCACGGACAACTTCGCGACCCGCTACCTGGTCAACGACGCGTGCGTGCTGCTCAACAAGCCGTACGTCTGGGGCTCCATCTACCGCTTCGACGGCCAGGCCTCCGTCTTCTGGTCCGAGCACGGTCCCTGCTACCGCTGCCTGTACCCGGAGCCCCCGCCCCCCGGCATGGTCCCCTCCTGCGCCGAGGGCGGCGTCCTCGGCGTGCTGTGCGCGTCCATCGGCTCCATCCAGGTCAACGAGGCCATCAAGCTCCTCGCGGGCATCGGTGAGCCGCTCGTCGGCCGCCTGATGATCTACGACGCCCTGGAGATGCAGTACCGCCAGGTCAAGGTCCGCAAGGACCCGGACTGCGCGGTCTGCGGCGAGAACCCCACCGTCACCGAACTCATCGACTACGAGGCCTTCTGCGGCGTCGTGTCCGAGGAGGCCCAGGAGGCGGCCGCCGGCTCGACGATCACTCCCAAGCAGCTCAAGGAGTGGATCGACGACGGCGAGAACATCGAGATCATCGACGTCCGCGAGATCAACGAGTACGAGATCGTCTCGATCCCCGGCGCGAAGCTGATCCCGAAGAACGAATTCCTCATGGGCACCGCCCTGGAGACCCTCCCGCAGGACAAGAAGATCGTCCTGCACTGCAAGACGGGTGTCCGCAGCGCGGAGGTCCTCGCGGTCCTCAAGTCGGCCGGATTCTCCGACGCCGTGCACGTGGGCGGCGGCGTGATCGGCTGGGTCCACCAGATCGAGCCGCAGAAGCCGGTCTACTAG